A single genomic interval of Croceibacter atlanticus HTCC2559 harbors:
- a CDS encoding LNS2 domain-containing protein, protein MKKKDVEKLLHDKVEAGEKVSPVLPKGVKNYLIDIDGTITEDVPNEEPERMATCEPFPDALATLNKWYDQGHMICFFTSRTEEHREVTETWLNKHGFKFHSLLMGKPRGGNYHWVDNHLVKATRYKGKFTDLVEKEVKIQVFQE, encoded by the coding sequence ATGAAAAAGAAGGACGTAGAAAAATTATTACACGATAAAGTAGAAGCCGGAGAAAAGGTAAGTCCAGTGCTACCAAAAGGTGTTAAGAATTATCTTATAGATATAGACGGCACCATTACAGAAGATGTTCCTAATGAGGAGCCAGAACGCATGGCAACTTGTGAACCTTTTCCAGATGCATTAGCAACGTTAAATAAATGGTATGACCAAGGCCATATGATATGTTTCTTTACTTCTAGAACAGAAGAGCATAGAGAAGTTACAGAAACCTGGTTAAACAAACATGGCTTTAAATTCCATAGTTTATTAATGGGTAAACCAAGAGGTGGTAATTACCATTGGGTAGATAACCATTTGGTGAAAGCCACACGTTACAAAGGTAAATTTACAGACCTTGTAGAGAAAGAAGTTAAAATTCAAGTTTTTCAAGAATAA
- a CDS encoding (Fe-S)-binding protein produces the protein MQILAQILFGIILIAGIGFFARNVRRMIRNIKLGKKVDRTDQKGERFKTMALLALGQSKMVRRPISGFLHIIVYLGFIIINIEVLEIIIDGLFGTHRIFAPYLGGAYDVLIATFEVLAFLVLVGVIIFWTRRNISRIKRFWAREMTSWPKNDANNILYFEMVLMALFLIMNGADLQLQLNGADHYAQAGTFPISQFLLPIFDGLSTSTLIIIERTAWWLHIVGILIFLNYLYYSKHLHILLAFPNTYFAKLTPKGEFNNLEAVTNEVKLMMDPDADPFAAPAEGAEDDVPEKFGASDVSDLNWVQLLNSYTCTECGRCTSECPANQTGKKLSPRKIMMDTRDRLEEVGENINKNGTFEDDGKQLLDDYILREELWACTTCNACVEACPIGIDPLSIIMDMRRYLVMEQSAAPNELNNAMTNIENNGAPWPYNQMDRLNWTNES, from the coding sequence ATGCAAATCTTAGCTCAAATATTATTTGGTATTATTTTAATTGCAGGCATAGGTTTCTTTGCTAGAAACGTGCGTAGAATGATTCGTAATATCAAACTTGGAAAGAAAGTAGATAGAACAGATCAAAAAGGCGAACGTTTTAAAACAATGGCTCTTTTAGCTTTGGGACAATCTAAAATGGTAAGAAGACCTATCTCTGGTTTTCTCCATATTATTGTATATCTAGGATTTATAATAATTAATATCGAAGTTCTTGAAATTATTATAGATGGTCTATTTGGTACTCACCGTATTTTTGCACCTTATTTAGGAGGCGCTTATGATGTGTTAATCGCTACGTTCGAGGTTTTAGCATTTTTAGTACTTGTAGGTGTTATTATATTTTGGACAAGACGTAACATTTCAAGAATAAAACGCTTCTGGGCTAGAGAAATGACAAGCTGGCCTAAAAATGATGCCAATAATATTCTTTATTTTGAAATGGTATTAATGGCATTGTTCTTAATAATGAATGGTGCAGATTTACAATTACAACTAAATGGTGCAGATCATTATGCACAAGCAGGAACCTTTCCTATAAGTCAATTTTTACTTCCAATTTTTGATGGGCTTTCAACAAGTACTCTAATTATAATTGAAAGAACAGCTTGGTGGTTGCACATTGTAGGGATCTTAATTTTCTTGAACTATTTATACTACTCTAAGCATTTACACATATTATTGGCTTTCCCAAATACTTATTTCGCTAAGCTTACACCAAAAGGTGAGTTTAATAATTTAGAAGCTGTAACAAATGAGGTAAAGTTAATGATGGATCCAGATGCAGATCCATTTGCTGCTCCAGCAGAAGGCGCAGAAGATGACGTACCAGAAAAATTTGGAGCCAGTGATGTTTCAGATTTAAATTGGGTACAGTTACTCAATAGCTACACGTGTACAGAATGTGGGCGTTGTACATCAGAATGTCCTGCAAACCAAACAGGAAAAAAATTATCTCCTCGTAAAATTATGATGGATACAAGAGACCGTCTTGAAGAGGTTGGAGAAAACATAAATAAAAATGGAACGTTTGAAGATGATGGTAAACAACTTTTAGACGATTACATCTTGCGTGAAGAACTTTGGGCATGCACTACCTGTAATGCTTGCGTAGAAGCTTGCCCTATAGGAATAGACCCATTAAGTATTATTATGGATATGAGACGCTATTTGGTAATGGAGCAAAGTGCAGCACCAAATGAGCTTAACAATGCTATGACAAATATAGAGAATAACGGTGCGCCTTGGCCTTATAACCAAATGGACCGTTTAAATTGGACAAACGAAAGTTAA
- a CDS encoding glycoside hydrolase family 3 N-terminal domain-containing protein, with protein MTRFLTACAVFLIYTTVSAQQNNPLAAKDARAQKQWVDSVYNTMNLDQKIGQLFMPRAFSNQGAAHKKELDSLVAKYHVGGIIFSKGGPIRQAKLNNQLQDQAKIPLLMAMDAEWGLAMRLDSTYAFPWNMTLGAIKDNKLVELTGKQIGQHVKRIGMHMNFGPVVDINTNPNNPIIGNRSFGEDKVNVTEKAIAFMNGMHSAGVLSSAKHFPGHGDTETDSHKTLPTIDFDIKRLDSVELYPYKRIITEGVSSIMVAHLNVPALETRSNYPSSISKTIVTDLLKEKLQFKGLIFTDALEMKGLANSKEPGDADLAAFLAGNDILLISEDIPVAIGKLKEAYYEELISEKRLEHSVKKILSAKYKVGLNDYEPVNETFLYEDLNTISNDVLYQRLMENAVTVVKNNKAILPIKRINKKKIAYVSLGDDDGSAFLNQLNKYTTVDHVTANHLDELLEKLKNYNYVIVGLHKSNDSPWKSYNFTDKETVWLYEIARNNTTILNVFARPYAMLDLKTNTNIEGIVMAYQNSEIAQNVTAQMLFGAIDAKGKLPVSVGLDFPVGTSYETKSLKRLSYGLPESVGMNSYKLKKMDSLINITLEKEMTPGFQMLIAKDGKVVYNKNFGYHTYEKTQKVTDSSLYDVASLTKILATLPLVMELEENNTINLNTKLKDILPQLSKSNKKNITIKQMLSHYAKLPAWIPFYLHTMDTVTKRASVKYYRDKSDSNFNIQVAENFYIRNDYNDSIYKEIADSELRSRLAYKYSDIPYYILKQYLEDYYGNSLHTITQDHFYEPLGANFTTYIPLNSFSKEQIVPTENDTLWRRQVVQGYVHDQGAAMLGGIGGHAGLFSNANDIAKIMQMYLNGGYYGGQRFLKEETIQKFNKTYYKDKKVRRGVGFDKPQLDEVGPTCGCVPMSSFGHSGFTGTYTWADPDNNLIYIFLSNRTYPFASNRKLISEDIRTKLQRLIYEAIDY; from the coding sequence ATGACGCGTTTCCTTACTGCATGTGCAGTTTTCCTTATATATACAACAGTATCTGCTCAACAAAACAATCCATTAGCTGCTAAAGATGCGAGAGCACAAAAACAATGGGTAGATAGTGTTTATAACACTATGAACCTTGATCAAAAAATTGGTCAGTTGTTTATGCCTCGAGCATTCTCAAACCAAGGTGCTGCACATAAAAAGGAATTAGATTCTCTTGTGGCTAAGTACCACGTTGGCGGAATTATATTCTCTAAAGGAGGACCAATACGACAAGCTAAGTTAAATAACCAACTTCAAGACCAAGCTAAAATACCATTACTCATGGCAATGGATGCAGAATGGGGCCTAGCAATGCGTTTAGATTCTACTTATGCATTTCCTTGGAATATGACATTAGGAGCAATTAAAGACAATAAACTTGTAGAGTTAACAGGAAAACAAATAGGCCAACACGTTAAGCGCATTGGTATGCACATGAATTTTGGTCCTGTTGTAGATATTAATACCAATCCCAATAATCCTATTATAGGAAATAGATCTTTTGGTGAGGACAAGGTAAATGTTACAGAGAAAGCAATTGCATTTATGAATGGTATGCATAGTGCTGGAGTTTTATCTAGCGCAAAGCACTTTCCAGGTCATGGTGACACAGAAACAGATTCACACAAAACACTACCAACTATAGATTTTGATATTAAACGATTGGATAGTGTAGAGTTATATCCTTACAAAAGGATAATTACCGAAGGTGTTTCTAGCATCATGGTAGCACATTTAAATGTTCCAGCACTGGAGACAAGATCTAATTATCCTTCTTCAATTTCAAAAACTATTGTAACAGATTTGCTTAAGGAAAAGCTTCAGTTTAAAGGATTAATATTTACAGATGCTTTGGAAATGAAAGGCTTGGCAAACAGTAAAGAACCTGGAGATGCAGATTTAGCAGCCTTTTTAGCGGGTAATGATATTCTGTTAATTTCTGAAGATATTCCTGTTGCAATAGGAAAGTTGAAAGAGGCGTATTATGAAGAACTTATTTCAGAGAAACGTTTAGAACATTCAGTTAAAAAAATATTATCTGCTAAATATAAAGTAGGATTAAATGATTACGAGCCGGTAAATGAAACCTTCTTATATGAAGATTTAAATACCATATCTAACGATGTGCTTTACCAACGCTTAATGGAAAATGCAGTTACAGTTGTAAAAAATAATAAGGCAATTTTACCTATTAAGCGTATTAATAAAAAGAAGATAGCATACGTGAGTTTAGGTGATGATGATGGTTCTGCATTTTTAAACCAATTAAATAAATATACTACTGTAGATCATGTAACAGCAAATCACCTTGATGAGCTATTAGAAAAACTAAAAAACTACAATTATGTTATTGTAGGATTACATAAAAGCAATGATAGTCCTTGGAAAAGCTACAATTTTACAGATAAGGAAACCGTCTGGTTATATGAAATTGCAAGAAACAATACCACAATCTTAAATGTATTTGCAAGACCATATGCAATGTTAGATCTTAAAACCAATACCAATATAGAAGGTATTGTAATGGCGTATCAAAATAGTGAGATAGCACAAAACGTTACTGCACAAATGTTATTTGGAGCTATAGATGCTAAAGGAAAATTACCAGTAAGTGTAGGTTTAGATTTTCCAGTAGGTACAAGCTATGAGACAAAATCTTTAAAACGATTATCTTACGGTTTACCAGAAAGTGTTGGAATGAATTCTTATAAATTAAAGAAGATGGATTCTTTAATCAATATAACCTTAGAAAAGGAAATGACACCAGGTTTTCAAATGTTAATAGCCAAAGATGGAAAAGTGGTGTACAATAAGAATTTTGGGTATCATACTTATGAGAAGACTCAAAAGGTTACAGACTCATCTCTTTATGATGTGGCATCTCTAACAAAAATACTAGCAACATTGCCATTGGTTATGGAGTTGGAAGAAAACAATACTATTAATCTTAATACCAAGCTTAAAGATATTCTTCCTCAGTTAAGTAAAAGCAACAAGAAAAATATTACTATAAAGCAAATGCTTTCTCATTATGCAAAACTACCAGCTTGGATACCGTTTTATTTGCATACAATGGATACTGTTACTAAAAGAGCATCAGTTAAATACTATAGAGACAAGTCAGATTCTAATTTCAATATTCAAGTAGCAGAAAATTTTTATATCCGTAATGATTATAATGATTCTATCTATAAGGAGATAGCAGATAGTGAGTTACGAAGTAGGCTTGCTTATAAGTATAGCGACATACCATATTATATTTTAAAACAATATTTAGAGGACTACTATGGCAACTCATTACATACCATTACCCAAGATCATTTTTATGAACCATTGGGAGCTAATTTCACTACATATATACCATTAAATTCTTTTAGTAAAGAGCAAATAGTTCCTACTGAAAATGACACGCTATGGAGGCGCCAAGTTGTACAAGGCTATGTTCATGACCAAGGAGCAGCAATGCTTGGAGGTATTGGTGGTCACGCAGGATTGTTTAGTAATGCAAATGATATTGCTAAAATTATGCAGATGTATTTAAATGGTGGTTACTATGGTGGTCAACGATTTTTAAAGGAAGAAACCATTCAAAAGTTTAATAAAACCTATTATAAAGATAAGAAGGTAAGACGTGGTGTTGGTTTTGACAAACCACAGTTAGACGAAGTAGGACCAACCTGTGGTTGTGTGCCAATGAGTAGCTTTGGACATAGTGGCTTTACAGGAACATATACTTGGGCAGATCCAGACAATAATTTAATTTATATCTTTTTAAGTAATAGAACCTATCCTTTTGCGTCTAACAGAAAACTTATTTCTGAAGATATTAGAACTAAATTACAACGTCTTATTTATGAGGCAATAGACTATTAA
- a CDS encoding (Fe-S)-binding protein produces MSETLKVPTMAEYMAEGKQPEVLFWVGCAGSFDDRAKKITKAFVKLLNRANVDFAVLGTEESCTGDPAKRAGNEFLFQMQAVTNIEVLNAYEIKKVVTACPHCFNTIKNEYPSLGGNYEVMHHTTFLKSLMEEGRLKVEGGKFKGKRITFHDPCYLGRANNVYEAPRDLLRKLEVELVEMRKCKKNGLCCGAGGGQMFKEPEPGNKDVNIERTQQAMEVKPDVIAAGCPFCNTMMTDGVKSEAEGEIEVMDVAEMIANADDL; encoded by the coding sequence ATGTCTGAAACACTAAAGGTGCCAACAATGGCAGAATATATGGCAGAAGGCAAACAACCAGAGGTTTTATTCTGGGTTGGTTGCGCAGGAAGTTTTGACGACCGTGCCAAAAAAATAACAAAAGCATTTGTAAAATTATTAAATCGTGCAAATGTAGATTTTGCTGTCTTAGGTACAGAAGAAAGCTGTACTGGAGATCCCGCAAAACGTGCAGGAAATGAGTTTTTATTTCAGATGCAGGCTGTAACTAATATAGAAGTTCTAAATGCTTATGAAATAAAGAAAGTTGTAACAGCTTGTCCTCACTGTTTTAATACCATTAAAAACGAATATCCGTCTTTAGGTGGAAATTACGAGGTAATGCACCACACCACATTCCTTAAATCACTAATGGAAGAAGGACGCCTTAAAGTTGAAGGTGGTAAGTTTAAAGGAAAGCGTATAACATTTCACGACCCTTGTTATTTAGGAAGAGCAAATAACGTATATGAAGCACCAAGAGATTTACTTAGAAAACTAGAAGTAGAACTTGTTGAAATGCGTAAGTGCAAGAAAAACGGTTTATGTTGTGGAGCTGGTGGAGGCCAAATGTTTAAAGAGCCAGAACCCGGAAATAAAGATGTAAACATAGAGCGTACACAACAAGCTATGGAGGTTAAACCAGATGTTATTGCTGCTGGTTGTCCATTTTGTAATACTATGATGACAGATGGTGTGAAAAGTGAAGCTGAAGGCGAAATAGAAGTGATGGATGTTGCCGAGATGATTGCAAATGCAGATGATTTATAA
- a CDS encoding N-acetylmuramoyl-L-alanine amidase family protein — MRHLKYYSILILIIGLLGTSNSLNAQKQSNKFVVVLDAGHGGKDPGKLKNHLKEKTIALIITKLVGNKLKDDKNVEIIYTRESDKFVTLDGRAKIANSAKADLFVSIHCNAHNSQAYGTETYVLGLHRNDDNLAVAMAENSVIYLEEDYEVTYDGFDPKSPESYIGLTLMQEEYLDQSILLADNVESQFRDKLKRKSRGVKQAGFLVLRKTYMPSVLIETGFITNTEEGAFLNSAKGQEKVATAIANAINEYKRTLNLDVFGGVSDQINTPKTVSQTKEEVYGDIVFKVQIAASSKKLNPDKHDFKGLNQITRNQENGLYKYYFGKTSDYLKIQELVKQAKIVGYEQAYVVAFKGEKKINVNEALKSKVN, encoded by the coding sequence ATGAGACACCTTAAATATTATTCAATATTAATTCTAATAATAGGACTTTTAGGAACTTCTAATAGTTTAAATGCACAAAAACAAAGCAATAAATTTGTGGTTGTTTTAGATGCTGGTCATGGAGGTAAAGATCCTGGAAAATTAAAAAATCATCTTAAGGAAAAGACAATAGCTTTAATTATTACCAAGTTAGTAGGTAATAAGTTGAAAGATGATAAAAATGTTGAGATTATCTATACTCGTGAGTCAGATAAATTTGTAACACTAGATGGTAGAGCCAAGATAGCAAACTCAGCAAAGGCAGATTTGTTTGTGTCTATACATTGTAATGCTCATAACTCTCAGGCCTATGGAACAGAAACATACGTTTTAGGACTGCATAGAAATGATGATAACTTGGCTGTAGCAATGGCAGAGAACTCTGTAATTTATTTAGAGGAAGATTATGAGGTGACCTATGATGGTTTTGATCCTAAATCTCCAGAATCCTATATTGGCTTAACTTTAATGCAAGAAGAATATTTAGATCAAAGTATTTTGTTGGCAGATAATGTAGAATCTCAATTTAGAGATAAGCTTAAGAGAAAAAGTAGAGGCGTAAAACAAGCAGGTTTCTTAGTTTTAAGAAAAACCTATATGCCAAGTGTGTTAATTGAAACAGGCTTTATTACAAATACAGAAGAAGGTGCTTTTTTAAACAGTGCCAAAGGACAAGAAAAAGTAGCAACTGCTATAGCAAATGCTATAAATGAATATAAAAGAACTTTAAATTTAGATGTTTTTGGAGGTGTGTCAGACCAAATAAATACTCCAAAAACAGTATCTCAAACTAAAGAAGAAGTGTATGGAGATATCGTTTTTAAAGTCCAGATTGCTGCAAGTTCCAAAAAGTTAAACCCAGACAAACATGACTTTAAAGGGCTTAATCAAATTACTAGAAATCAGGAAAATGGTCTTTACAAATATTACTTCGGAAAGACATCAGACTATCTAAAAATACAAGAGCTTGTAAAACAGGCTAAAATTGTAGGTTATGAGCAGGCATACGTTGTAGCCTTTAAGGGCGAAAAAAAAATCAACGTAAATGAAGCTTTAAAATCTAAGGTTAATTAA
- a CDS encoding MlaD family protein, with protein MKITREVKTAVLVLSAIALLIFGYYFLKGNNLLDGSRTFYAVYDDVEGLARSSKVTINGLQVGKVTDIQIIDSRGNLAITFTVENDFEFSKNSIARIYGGGIIGGKSLAIVPTYEQGQMAKDGDTLNSEIEEGLLELVNDRLTPLQKKIENVIVSVDSLVNGFNEILDPNTRQNLRNSFASLDRTMASLENTSGTLNGILTDNKPKLDRTFTNLDEMSYNFNSFSDSLAEVNLAGIVNDFEEIAADLKNVAAKANSTDGTVGKLLNDPKVYDNLDRATKQLEQLLQDVKLNPKRYVHISVFGKRNKDYKPPKDSLK; from the coding sequence TTGAAAATTACTAGAGAAGTTAAGACAGCAGTATTAGTTCTTTCAGCTATAGCACTGCTTATATTTGGGTATTATTTCTTAAAAGGAAATAACCTATTGGATGGTAGCCGAACATTTTATGCTGTTTATGATGATGTTGAAGGTCTGGCAAGGTCTTCTAAAGTAACTATAAACGGTTTACAAGTAGGTAAGGTTACAGATATTCAAATTATAGATTCTCGAGGTAACTTAGCAATTACATTTACTGTTGAAAATGATTTTGAGTTTTCAAAAAACAGTATTGCTCGTATTTATGGTGGTGGTATAATAGGAGGTAAGTCTCTTGCAATTGTACCTACGTATGAGCAAGGACAAATGGCTAAAGATGGAGATACCCTAAATAGTGAGATAGAAGAAGGTTTGTTAGAATTAGTTAATGATAGGCTAACACCACTTCAGAAAAAAATAGAGAACGTTATTGTAAGTGTAGATTCTTTAGTAAATGGATTTAATGAGATTTTAGATCCAAATACGCGTCAAAATTTAAGAAACTCTTTTGCCAGCTTAGACCGCACAATGGCATCTTTAGAAAATACATCTGGAACTTTAAATGGTATATTAACAGATAATAAACCTAAGCTAGACAGAACATTTACCAACCTAGATGAAATGTCTTATAATTTTAATTCGTTCTCAGACTCACTAGCCGAAGTTAACCTTGCAGGCATAGTAAACGATTTTGAAGAGATAGCAGCAGACCTTAAAAATGTCGCAGCCAAAGCAAACAGTACAGATGGTACAGTTGGTAAATTATTAAACGACCCTAAGGTATATGATAACTTAGATCGTGCTACAAAACAACTTGAACAACTTTTACAAGATGTTAAGTTAAATCCTAAACGTTACGTACATATCTCAGTATTTGGTAAACGTAATAAAGACTATAAACCACCAAAAGACTCTCTTAAATAA